The DNA window GAGCGAGAGGATCTCGCACGGCGCGCTGAAGCGCTGCGGCGGCTCCGCGCGGCGCAGCCCCTGGTCGTGCCGGTCCAGCTCGACCCACTCGAGCGTGCCGACGCCGCGCACCCAGGCGGCGCTCACGCCCTCCTCTTCGGCGAGCTTGGACAGGGAGGCGAGCAGCTCCTCGCCCTGGTCGAGGCGCACGAGCAGGCGCCGCTGGGACTGGCTCTCGAGGACCAACATGCGCCCTCGTTAGCACGCCCCGCTTCAGCCGGCCTTCTGCTTCTCTTCCTCCTGGCGGAGGCGCTCCTCCTTCGCCTCGACGGCCTCGACGAAGAGCTTGATGTACTCGCCGGCGCTGGTGAACGCGAAGAAGAGGCTGAGGTACAGGAGGTAGAGCCCGACCAGGTTGAAGTCGGCGCGGAAGCTCCCGAAGCCGATGAAGTGCAGGTCGTAGGGGTGATGCAGGATCAGCATCAAGAGCGCGACCATCTGGAGCGCCGTCTTGTCCTTGCCGCCCTGCCCGGCCGCGATGACCACGCCCTCGCTCATCGCGATCACCCGCAGCGAGGTGATCGACAGCTCCCGCGCGAGGAGCAGGATCACCGCCCAGGCCGGCGCGTGCCCGAGGTGCACGAGGAAGACGAGCACCGCCATCACGAGGAGCTTGTCCGCCAGCGGGTCGAGGAACTTCCCGAGCACGCTCACCAGCCCCTGGCGCCGCGCCAGCCAGCCGTCGAGGAAGTCGGTGATCGCCGTGACGCCGTAGACCATCGCGGCCCAGAAGCTCGCGCGCGGCGTGCCCTCCGCGATGAACAGCAGCACCACCGGGATGAGCGCGATGCGCAGGAACGTCAGCAGGTTCGGGACGTTGATCGCGTCCTGCCGGAGGCTCGTGCGGCGCGCCTTCTTGGGCTGGTCGGTCATGTGACGAGGAGGATCCCCTGCCCCCGGAACGCGAGCGGCACCGACGGCGGGTCGGCGTCGTCCAGCTGGGTCGGGAAGAGGCGGCCGGTCCAGCCGATCACCGCCGCGGGATCGACGCGCACCTCCTCGTCGGCGCGCACCTCGAGCCCCGAAGGACGCCGCGGCAGCTCGAGCACGACCGTGCCCTCCCCGTGAAAGCTCAACAGCACCACCTTCTCACCCGCGAGCGGGAGGCGCCCGCTCTCGTAGCCGACCCGGTCGTCGAACGCGCGCACCAGCGCTTCGCGGACGTAGAGGAGCGAGCCGCTGACCCGCAGCGCGTGGTAGCGCCCGACCTCGGGAGGACCGAAGACCGCGGCGAGCGGACCGTGCCACCGCAGGATGGGGTCGTCGTCGCCGCCGAGGAGCTCGTCCGGGCTGCGGCCCCGATAGCGGCGCTGCACCGGCTCGGTCTTCGCCTCTCCCCGGAGCGCTCGGAGGCCGCGGACGCGCGCGTGCACGCCGCCCTTCGCGTGCACGAGCAGCTCGCCCTCGGCGCCGACCGCGAGGGGGGTGTCCTCGGGAAGCTCCACGGCCCAGCTCTCGGCCACGGTGCCGAGGCGGGGCGGGCTCAGCGAGATCACCGGCCGTGACGGCCGGCGCGTGCGGGGCACGGGGTCGGCGCCGGTCTCGACCACCTTCCACTGCCCGCTCGGGCGGCGCGGCCGCTCGCTCTCGATCGACAGCGCGACCCCGCGCGAGATGCGCTCCTCCGCCTCGCCCGCCGCGTCCCGCATCGCGCTGACCTGCGCGTCGTCCTGGCTCTCGGGCTTCGCGCCCTCGGCGGGCTCGGGCTCGGGGGGCGGCGCGGGGACGGATCCCGCGCT is part of the Sandaracinaceae bacterium genome and encodes:
- the pgsA gene encoding CDP-diacylglycerol--glycerol-3-phosphate 3-phosphatidyltransferase encodes the protein MTDQPKKARRTSLRQDAINVPNLLTFLRIALIPVVLLFIAEGTPRASFWAAMVYGVTAITDFLDGWLARRQGLVSVLGKFLDPLADKLLVMAVLVFLVHLGHAPAWAVILLLARELSITSLRVIAMSEGVVIAAGQGGKDKTALQMVALLMLILHHPYDLHFIGFGSFRADFNLVGLYLLYLSLFFAFTSAGEYIKLFVEAVEAKEERLRQEEEKQKAG
- a CDS encoding tetratricopeptide repeat protein produces the protein MIREDDPPANEDFLFHLSRGSELLMQNRVVEAKEELERALSHRPQDAQSQDLLAGVYFRLGVYPTAIQIWRTLLDEFPEDLTLCVNLGLSLFKTGQPEEARDYLEQALELDPDHERAWGYLGLVRWRLGQLDEAREAFLRGGQLSMAKRMEEQSSAGSVPAPPPEPEPAEGAKPESQDDAQVSAMRDAAGEAEERISRGVALSIESERPRRPSGQWKVVETGADPVPRTRRPSRPVISLSPPRLGTVAESWAVELPEDTPLAVGAEGELLVHAKGGVHARVRGLRALRGEAKTEPVQRRYRGRSPDELLGGDDDPILRWHGPLAAVFGPPEVGRYHALRVSGSLLYVREALVRAFDDRVGYESGRLPLAGEKVVLLSFHGEGTVVLELPRRPSGLEVRADEEVRVDPAAVIGWTGRLFPTQLDDADPPSVPLAFRGQGILLVT